A genome region from Natronobeatus ordinarius includes the following:
- a CDS encoding phytoene/squalene synthase family protein codes for MTTGQPERTTEADLEWCYEAVHGVSRTFSITIDRLEEPMARHICLGYLLCRIADTIEDAGHIPPGVQTDLLSTYDQLLDPDDPTTVEAFMADVEPWIPEEPNTDWEVVARTPRVLRTFESLEGEPREIMREPVRELVDGMAMFTARYADEGGLRLQTLEELEEYCWYAAGTVGTLITGLVSRGASPDRAEELRNNARSFALLLQLVNIAKDVERDYHEENNVYLPAEWLEEENVDVEAVTCEENHHGVTNVIRRVTGRAEGYLDDAQHYLEVLPEHRGNTLSAWAIPYLLAVGTLRELRERPEDVLTEGNVKISRAEVFALLQQFEQGVSRTHVGELRNEMAERPLHE; via the coding sequence ATGACAACGGGCCAGCCCGAACGGACAACTGAAGCCGACCTGGAGTGGTGTTACGAGGCGGTACACGGTGTTTCACGGACGTTTTCGATCACGATCGACCGGCTCGAGGAGCCGATGGCGAGACACATCTGCCTCGGCTACCTCCTCTGTCGAATCGCCGACACGATCGAGGACGCAGGACACATCCCCCCGGGGGTGCAGACGGATCTCCTCTCGACGTACGACCAGCTGCTCGATCCCGACGACCCGACCACGGTCGAGGCGTTCATGGCCGACGTCGAGCCGTGGATCCCCGAGGAGCCGAACACCGACTGGGAGGTCGTCGCCCGAACTCCGCGAGTGCTCCGAACGTTCGAATCGCTCGAGGGTGAGCCCCGCGAGATCATGCGCGAGCCCGTCCGGGAACTCGTCGACGGGATGGCGATGTTCACCGCCCGCTACGCGGACGAAGGTGGCCTCCGCCTTCAGACGCTCGAGGAACTCGAGGAGTACTGCTGGTACGCGGCGGGCACCGTCGGCACGCTCATCACGGGACTGGTCTCCCGCGGCGCGTCGCCCGATCGCGCCGAGGAGCTCCGGAACAACGCCCGGTCGTTCGCCCTGCTCCTCCAGCTCGTCAACATCGCCAAGGACGTCGAGCGTGACTATCACGAGGAGAACAACGTCTATCTCCCCGCCGAGTGGCTCGAAGAAGAGAACGTCGACGTCGAGGCCGTCACCTGCGAGGAGAACCACCACGGTGTGACGAACGTCATCCGCCGGGTGACAGGTCGTGCCGAAGGCTACCTCGACGACGCCCAGCACTACCTCGAGGTGCTCCCCGAACACCGCGGCAACACGCTCTCGGCCTGGGCAATCCCCTACCTGCTCGCGGTCGGCACCCTCCGCGAGCTCCGTGAACGACCGGAGGACGTCCTGACGGAGGGCAACGTCAAGATCTCACGCGCGGAGGTGTTCGCCCTCCTCCAGCAGTTCGAGCAGGGCGTCTCCCGGACGCACGTCGGCGAGCTTCGAAACGAGATGGCCGAGCGGCCACTCCACGAGTAA